CGCTGGCGAAGGCTCCGAAGCCTTCTGGGGAGATGAGCCCCCACGCCACTACGGCGATAGTTATGGCTATAGATATATAATAAACAGAATTGGACTTCTGTGCTGTATTCTTTTCGGCCATAGCTGATGTTACTCCTTTCACAATTAGAGAACTGAAAAGCCGCCGGAGAGCGGAGGAATACGGCGCTCTCCGGCGGTGCGTACCGTTATATCTTGAATACCGTCGGTCCCTCGACTTCTTTCGTAAGCGCGTCGAGAGCGACTTCTACGCGGTGGGTGCGGAGCGCCCACTCTTCTTCTTTCGAGAGGGTCGGGTCTCCGAGCGGATAGGGGACGGAAACCGTCGGGACTATCCTGTTGGAGCCAACCGTCTTCGCGACGTCGATAAGGTTGGCCATGACGACCACGGGAATGCCTGTACGCTCGATTTCTCTTGCCATCGTTGCACCGCAACGAGTACAGGTTCCTCAGGTGGCGGTGAGGATCACGGCGTCAACTCCCGCTGCGTGGAGCTCCGCGGCGATCTCTTTACCGAACTTGGCGGCGTAGTTCTGGGTCGTGCCTGTTCCGACCGTTACATAGTAGTAGTCGTAGAGTTTCTTGAACTTGCCCTGCTTCTCGAAGTAGCGCATCGCGTCCACGGGGATGCCGCGGTCGGGAACTGCGCACATGGCCGCGGGGTCGAATCCGGCGTGTATCGTCTTGTACTCCGTAGACGGCAGGCAGTCCTTGCCGGCGATGTTGTACTTGCCCCACTTCGTCGCGGAAGCGCTCTGGATATGGTCCGGGTTGTCGAGGGGTACGACGCCGCTCGAAGAGACGAGCGCTATCGTGCACTGGCTGAGGTCTTTAACGGCGGGCGCCGGCGGGACCTTGTCGGTCTTCGGGATGACGAGCTCTGTCTGGAAAGGTTCTCCGTTGAGCTTCTTGATGAGCATGTCGATGACGCGGTCGGCGGCCATGACGTTGCCGGGGGCCGGGATCTCGCTGCGGATCCCGCGCGGGAAGTATCCTTCCTCGGCCGCGGGAAGGAGCTGCTCGCCTTTCGCTATCTTCTCGGCAAATTTCGCCATAGCGGTGAGGTCGTTCTTCATGAAGGTGGCCTTGCGTCCGCCCTTGAAGATGTACATATCGGCCTTGTATTCGGCGACGCCGGGGTTTTCCTCGTTCATCGAGCTGAGGACGGGGACGTTGTAGCGCTCTTTGACGGCTTTGCAGATGATGCCGCAGCCTACTCCGTAGCGTCCCGCCATGAACGCGGGGCCGGCGAAGAAGATGTCGAACTCTTTCTTATCGAGCCACTCGAATATCTCTTTGAGGGCTTCGTCGGTGTGGTTGGTGATGTAGTTGTCTCCGCAGACGATGGTGTTCGTGACTTCGATGTCCGGCATCATGCCGTTGAGCATCATCGAGCATCCGATTATCCCGTCGTGGAATATCGGCTTGCTGTCCGCCGCGTCCTCTCCGCCGACCTGTCCGAAGAACTGGTTGATATAATGTATAGCCTTCATATTATTCCGGCCTCCTTAGAAATCGGCGCAGCTTCTGCGCGAGTAGCCGCTGATGTGGTTGGCGCAGAACATTCCGTTGTTCTCCATCACGCAGCTGCCGTCCGGGTTGATGCAGCCTTCCCAGCCGCCGGAGTTTCCGTCGCGCGCGAGGGCCTCGAGTTCTCCGATGACTTCCATCGCGGGCATCTCGTAGAACTGCGAGACGTTGCCGGTGGTGACGAGGGCGTCGGTAGCCGGGTTCATCGAAACGAGCGGCTGCGAGGCTCCGTCGCGTCCCGTCGCTTCGTCAGAAAGGCCTATCGTCTTGATGCCGAGGCGCTCGAGCTCGACGAGCATGGCCGTGTAGTCGACATCGGGGTTGCCGTAGCCTTCTTCGGCGACGACCGCGCCCTGCGCGCCTATCGCGACGGCTATCTGTCCCGCCATCTGCACGCAGCGCTGCTTCTCTTCCATCTTCGGGTTCAGCGTGGACATGATTACGCCGAGGAAGTTGATCGTCTTGCCGTGCTGCGCGTAAAGGCGCTTGATCATCGGGTTGGTCGAGAACTCGTAGGTCGAGATCTTAGAGGAGCTCGGCATGAAGCTTCCGGAGACCATGCAGCCGTCGAGCAGCTCGTTCGGGTGCATGAGCGTCGGGAGCATCCTGTTGCCGTCCCATCCGTAGATGAGCGTGTTGTAGCCGAGGGCTTCCATCTGAGTCTGCGGCTGGAGCACGTAGACGACGCCGGGAAGCTTCTTGACATCTTCGCTGCGGTCGGTTATCGGCGGCAGCTCGTAGGTGTCTATCTCCTCAGGCTCCATGTCGCGCACGCACTCGGCGATGTGCTCGGCGAGGCGGAGCGTCGCCCAGCGGATGGCGTGGTTGCGCTTCTGCTGCTCGCGCTGCTCGTCAAGTTCGTCGGTGTCGGCGACGAGCACGAGGTTGGGCATGTCGCCCCAGATCGTGTAGTGCTGGTAGGGGCCGCCCATGTCGATGAGGCCGTCCTGGAAGCCTCCCCAGTGTTTGCCGACGGAAAGGAGCGTCACGCCGTCGAGGACGTGGGTGCGGCCCATGCCGGCCTGTCCGAGCGGCGAGGTCACGCCGGGATAGGCGCCTTCGCCTCCGCTGACTTTGCAGCGGAACTCCACGGAATCCTTGACGGGGCAGAGCCTCACCATATCGCCGGGGTGTACGATCTTGAGGTCGGCGTCGGTGATGTGCTTGTCCTCGCGGACGCACGCGAGAGCGTCGTCCTTGTCGACTGTGAGGATTCCGTTGCTGTAAGCGGTCTTCTCGCCAAAGACTATGTCTTTGACCATGAATTTTCCGATTTCCAGCTTCATAGTTTTCCTCCTTTTTCTGCTTTCAAAGCAGAATTATTTTCACTTGTGGGAAGTTTAACAAAATCGTGAATTCAAGAACAATGACGAAAAAAGTGACGCAGATGTAACGTTTTGCGTGACACGCGGCTTATGGGCGCGCGGCAATCGCAAAAACTAAAAATTTGAGCTATCATAGACGCGGCAACGGAAAATACAAAGCGTCAGGGGGACATGATATGGAAAAACGTCCAGAGATAAATATCCCGAGACTCATGGCGGCCTACTACACCGAGCATCCGGACGCGCGCGAAAAAGACCAGCGCGTCGCCTTCGGCACGTCCGGTCACCGCGGCTCGTCGCTCAAGCGCAGCTTCAACGAAGACCACATAGCGGCTGTCTCGCAGGCGATATGCGAGTACCGAGCGGGGCGCGGCATAGCGGGGCCGCTCTTCATGGGCATGGACACGCACGCGCTCTCGGAGGCTGCGCTGCGCACCGCGGCGGAGGTATTCGCCGCGAACGGCGTCGAGCTGCGTATGCAGGAGGGGTTCACATATACGCCGACGCCGGTCGTCTCGCACGCGATACTGACGTGGAACGCCGCGAAACACGGCACGACAGCCGACGGCGTCGTCATCACGCCCTCGCACAACCCGCCTTCGGACGGCGGATTCAAGTACAACCCGCCGAGCGGAGGCCCGGCCGGGACTGACGTTACGAAATGGATAGAAAACCGCGCGAACGAGATACTCGGAGAGGGGCTCAAGTCCGTGAAGCGCATGTCCTTCGAGCGAGCGGTCAAAGCGCCGAACGCCGGCTTCGTGGACTACATAGAGGGCTACGTCTCCGGCCTCGGCGAGATAATAAAGATGGACGCGATAGCGGCCTCGGGGCTCAAAATAGGCGCGGACCCGCTCGGCGGCTCGGGCATATATTTCTGGGAGCCGATAGCGGAGAGATACGGTCTCGACATCGAGGTAGTAAACAAGACGGTGGACCCGACTTTCTCCTTCATGCCGCTCGACCACGACGGCAAGGTGCGCATGGACTGCTCTTCGCCGTGGGCGATGGCGAAGCTCGTCGCGCTGAAGGACAAATACGACATAGCATTCGGCAACGACCCGGACTACGACCGCCACGGCATAGTGACGCGCGCGGGGCTGATGAAGCCGAACGCCTACCTCGCCGTCGCGATAGAATACCTTTTCACGCACAGGCCGCTCTGGAGCGCTGAGGCGATGGCCGGCAAGACGCTCGTATCGAGCTCCATAATAGACCGCGCCGCCGCCGGCGTGGGGCGCAAAGTCTACGAAGTCCCCGTCGGCTTCAAGTGGTTCGTCGACGGCCTGCTCTCCGGCTCTCTCGCCTTCGGAGGCGAGGAGAGCGCCGGAGCGTCGTTCCTCCGCATGGACGGGAGCGCGTGGAGCACAGACAAGGACGGATTCATAATGAGCCTGCTCGCGGCGGAAATCACCGCCGTGACCGGAAAGACGCCCTCCGAGCTCTACGACGCGATGACGGCGCGCTACGGCGCGCCCTGCTACTCGCGCAAGGACGCGCCCGCGACGCGCGAGGAAAAGGAAAAATTAAAGAAACTCTCCCCCGCCGACGTGACGGCGGAAACTCTCGCCGGAGACAAAATCACGGCGAAGCTGACGAACGCGCCCGGCAACGGAGCGCCGATAGACGGCCTCAAGGTGACGACGGAAAACGGCTGGTTCGCGGCCCGTCCCTCCGGCACGGAGGACATTTACAAAATCT
The sequence above is drawn from the Cloacibacillus sp. An23 genome and encodes:
- the pgm gene encoding phosphoglucomutase (alpha-D-glucose-1,6-bisphosphate-dependent); protein product: MEKRPEINIPRLMAAYYTEHPDAREKDQRVAFGTSGHRGSSLKRSFNEDHIAAVSQAICEYRAGRGIAGPLFMGMDTHALSEAALRTAAEVFAANGVELRMQEGFTYTPTPVVSHAILTWNAAKHGTTADGVVITPSHNPPSDGGFKYNPPSGGPAGTDVTKWIENRANEILGEGLKSVKRMSFERAVKAPNAGFVDYIEGYVSGLGEIIKMDAIAASGLKIGADPLGGSGIYFWEPIAERYGLDIEVVNKTVDPTFSFMPLDHDGKVRMDCSSPWAMAKLVALKDKYDIAFGNDPDYDRHGIVTRAGLMKPNAYLAVAIEYLFTHRPLWSAEAMAGKTLVSSSIIDRAAAGVGRKVYEVPVGFKWFVDGLLSGSLAFGGEESAGASFLRMDGSAWSTDKDGFIMSLLAAEITAVTGKTPSELYDAMTARYGAPCYSRKDAPATREEKEKLKKLSPADVTAETLAGDKITAKLTNAPGNGAPIDGLKVTTENGWFAARPSGTEDIYKIYAESFKGEEHLAKINEEARAIVAKAIA
- a CDS encoding glycine/sarcosine/betaine reductase component B subunit, whose translation is MKLEIGKFMVKDIVFGEKTAYSNGILTVDKDDALACVREDKHITDADLKIVHPGDMVRLCPVKDSVEFRCKVSGGEGAYPGVTSPLGQAGMGRTHVLDGVTLLSVGKHWGGFQDGLIDMGGPYQHYTIWGDMPNLVLVADTDELDEQREQQKRNHAIRWATLRLAEHIAECVRDMEPEEIDTYELPPITDRSEDVKKLPGVVYVLQPQTQMEALGYNTLIYGWDGNRMLPTLMHPNELLDGCMVSGSFMPSSSKISTYEFSTNPMIKRLYAQHGKTINFLGVIMSTLNPKMEEKQRCVQMAGQIAVAIGAQGAVVAEEGYGNPDVDYTAMLVELERLGIKTIGLSDEATGRDGASQPLVSMNPATDALVTTGNVSQFYEMPAMEVIGELEALARDGNSGGWEGCINPDGSCVMENNGMFCANHISGYSRRSCADF
- a CDS encoding glycine/betaine/sarcosine/D-proline family reductase selenoprotein B, producing the protein MKAIHYINQFFGQVGGEDAADSKPIFHDGIIGCSMMLNGMMPDIEVTNTIVCGDNYITNHTDEALKEIFEWLDKKEFDIFFAGPAFMAGRYGVGCGIICKAVKERYNVPVLSSMNEENPGVAEYKADMYIFKGGRKATFMKNDLTAMAKFAEKIAKGEQLLPAAEEGYFPRGIRSEIPAPGNVMAADRVIDMLIKKLNGEPFQTELVIPKTDKVPPAPAVKDLSQCTIALVSSSGVVPLDNPDHIQSASATKWGKYNIAGKDCLPSTEYKTIHAGFDPAAMCAVPDRGIPVDAMRYFEKQGKFKKLYDYYYVTVGTGTTQNYAAKFGKEIAAELHAAGVDAVILTATUGTCTRCGATMAREIERTGIPVVVMANLIDVAKTVGSNRIVPTVSVPYPLGDPTLSKEEEWALRTHRVEVALDALTKEVEGPTVFKI